From one Paenibacillus sp. FSL K6-1330 genomic stretch:
- a CDS encoding undecaprenyl-diphosphatase, which yields MGISQTDDLVFQFINQMAVTFSALNPFMRFLSEKAEYLFYMGIIVYWFTRIHKNRQMVITTLLSACVGFSVGSILSHFFYRDRPFVHHMVNQLVEHSANASFPSNHSIGAFVIATGIWLFRKKDGVIWLILAGLISFSRIWNGVHYPSDVITGAFIGVISAFLVYQMVHRWSVAHKCLNAGINLYEKIENNIWKSYKKASKLKN from the coding sequence TTGGGCATTTCTCAAACGGATGATCTCGTATTTCAATTCATCAATCAAATGGCAGTAACATTCTCTGCACTAAATCCATTTATGCGTTTTTTATCAGAAAAAGCGGAATACCTCTTTTACATGGGGATTATTGTTTATTGGTTTACTCGCATCCATAAGAACAGGCAAATGGTGATAACAACTCTCTTGTCAGCTTGTGTTGGATTTAGTGTTGGTAGTATACTTTCTCACTTTTTTTATAGGGATAGGCCTTTTGTCCATCATATGGTTAACCAATTAGTTGAACATTCCGCTAACGCTTCATTTCCAAGTAATCATTCGATTGGGGCCTTTGTAATCGCAACAGGTATATGGTTGTTTCGTAAGAAAGATGGCGTAATTTGGCTTATATTGGCAGGTTTAATTTCATTCTCCCGAATTTGGAATGGTGTTCATTATCCTTCTGATGTCATCACGGGAGCATTTATTGGTGTAATTAGTGCATTTTTGGTTTATCAAATGGTTCATCGATGGTCTGTAGCTCATAAATGTTTGAACGCTGGCATCAATCTTTATGAAAAAATCGAGAATAATATTTGGAAAAGTTATAAAAAAGCTTCTAAACTCAAAAATTGA
- a CDS encoding FtsW/RodA/SpoVE family cell cycle protein, translating into MFITHIISKLDKTMLFIILCLVAIGTIAIYGATVDTNLEGLHISYLYLFGAFCFPMLALALLDYRVLFGKLSYVLYVIGIGMLVLVKFTGENINGAVRWLSIGSFQLQPSELAKLFTVLLIAHLLGKREGAQLRIVQDILPICIIFMIPIILIMQQPDLGTSLVFVGALLSMLWMGNIRSLYMILFISIMIITVGIILWLYYANFELLSKIVEPHQMSRIQTFLDPASDPDKSWHVKNAQYAIALGGLTGSDVSFLRRGFVPYAYSDSIYVVIGEEYGFLGSAVLLLLYFLLIYRMVHIVKDSRELAGAYLVTGLIGMLVFQIFVNIGMHIGLVPLTGISLPFISYGGSSLLSNMIAIGLVLSVKFHKNDIYIE; encoded by the coding sequence ATGTTTATCACCCACATAATTTCAAAACTGGATAAAACCATGCTGTTCATTATATTGTGTCTTGTTGCCATTGGTACGATTGCTATTTATGGAGCTACAGTGGATACGAATTTAGAAGGCCTTCACATTAGTTATTTATATCTATTCGGTGCATTCTGCTTTCCTATGCTGGCTCTCGCATTGTTAGATTATAGAGTTCTGTTTGGTAAGCTATCCTACGTTCTCTATGTAATTGGCATAGGGATGCTGGTTCTTGTCAAGTTTACCGGAGAGAACATTAACGGTGCTGTTCGTTGGCTAAGTATTGGAAGTTTTCAGCTTCAACCTTCTGAATTAGCTAAATTATTTACAGTGCTTCTGATTGCTCATTTATTAGGCAAGCGAGAGGGAGCCCAGCTTCGAATTGTTCAAGATATATTACCGATTTGTATCATTTTCATGATTCCTATCATCTTAATCATGCAGCAGCCGGATTTAGGCACTTCTCTAGTTTTTGTGGGTGCACTGCTTAGTATGCTGTGGATGGGTAACATCCGTTCATTATATATGATTCTGTTCATCAGTATTATGATCATTACGGTAGGCATAATATTATGGCTATACTATGCCAATTTCGAATTGTTATCCAAGATTGTAGAGCCTCATCAAATGTCAAGAATTCAGACCTTTCTTGACCCAGCCAGCGATCCCGATAAATCATGGCATGTTAAAAACGCACAATATGCGATAGCTTTGGGAGGATTGACTGGAAGTGACGTATCTTTTTTACGTAGAGGGTTTGTTCCTTATGCGTATTCCGATTCGATCTATGTGGTCATAGGCGAGGAATATGGTTTTTTGGGTTCTGCGGTGCTGTTACTGTTATATTTCCTTCTCATATATCGCATGGTTCATATCGTCAAAGATAGTAGAGAACTTGCAGGGGCATATCTTGTTACCGGGCTTATAGGAATGTTAGTCTTTCAAATTTTCGTTAATATAGGCATGCATATCGGTTTGGTACCCCTGACGGGTATTTCCTTACCGTTCATAAGTTATGGAGGCAGCTCACTACTTAGTAATATGATTGCAATTGGTTTGGTGTTAAGTGTCAAATTTCATAAAAACGATATCTATATAGAATGA
- a CDS encoding alpha-galactosidase — protein MLGSSDTAVNVGVNAETHIRLANGMVAIEVDLEKGDYAYAGSRGFALQEVRSGFRWQGREYHTGNYDRHYMIGQPEKIQDRFGTGIHAVIKHESDLLPGLEQHFYVYEGTSSFITRVVIVDQEELKVNRIAVVKTDSVSSGSETVPGEALHVLRVPYDNDKWVRYLTETAPLETESYEVTALFQPDSRNGLILGSISHDVWKTGIRVKGETAGKLDEVELYAGAADTMTRDSQPHGYVRGTRVESPLVMVGDYDDYRAGLEAYGEANTKVAPALSWDGGVPIGWNSWSAAMSTLDYDLYVATSDFLKREVQPQGFHNEDTLYINFDAFWDRLTPAEMEDALKRVRENGHKPGTYWTPFAFWGSPAGFGNPVEGTDGKYTYGDILLRDQDGEILPDVDGGLAIDPTHPGNLARIDWFTDKFISEGFEYIKLDFMAHGALEGKHHNPDITTGIAAYNYGLSYLTDKLSPERIGRPFFINLSIAPLFPYSYAHSRRISCDVFGTIKDTEYLLNSLTHGWWMNDTLYRFNDPDHAVIYKSFYQDSTTRHEGRSRLTASVISGTVLLLGDDFRHEEAAWRAKTWLGNEAITEIARLGRTFVPVEGNLGKQAADTFVLTHPSEPGTTYIAVFNFDGAESVQKTVTLKRCGLEAHATYTVLDVWEGTAGQSEGTLTVELAPAESKILKLSRNQ, from the coding sequence ATGTTAGGAAGCAGCGATACGGCGGTGAACGTGGGGGTGAATGCCGAAACTCACATTCGCTTGGCGAATGGCATGGTGGCCATTGAGGTGGATTTGGAAAAAGGCGATTACGCCTACGCAGGCAGCAGGGGATTCGCTCTGCAAGAAGTACGAAGCGGCTTTCGTTGGCAGGGCCGGGAATACCATACGGGAAATTACGACCGCCATTATATGATAGGGCAGCCGGAGAAGATCCAAGATCGGTTCGGAACAGGAATCCATGCCGTGATTAAGCATGAATCCGATCTGCTCCCAGGACTGGAACAGCATTTTTACGTCTATGAAGGAACTTCATCTTTCATCACGCGGGTCGTCATTGTCGACCAAGAGGAATTAAAGGTAAACCGCATCGCGGTGGTGAAAACCGATAGCGTATCCAGCGGGAGCGAGACGGTTCCGGGAGAAGCGCTGCATGTGCTGCGCGTGCCGTATGACAATGACAAATGGGTGCGCTATCTGACGGAGACGGCCCCTCTGGAGACGGAAAGTTACGAAGTGACGGCCTTGTTCCAGCCGGATAGCCGCAATGGATTGATCCTGGGATCGATCAGTCATGACGTATGGAAAACAGGCATTCGCGTCAAAGGGGAAACTGCAGGCAAGCTGGATGAAGTGGAACTGTACGCTGGCGCGGCCGACACCATGACCCGAGATTCCCAGCCGCATGGCTACGTAAGAGGAACGCGCGTCGAATCTCCGCTGGTTATGGTAGGGGATTACGACGATTACCGGGCAGGACTCGAAGCGTATGGGGAAGCGAATACGAAGGTAGCGCCTGCTCTGAGCTGGGACGGCGGCGTCCCGATCGGTTGGAACAGTTGGTCGGCCGCCATGAGCACGCTGGATTACGACCTCTATGTGGCGACGAGCGATTTTCTGAAGCGGGAGGTTCAGCCGCAGGGCTTTCATAACGAGGATACCCTGTACATTAATTTCGATGCGTTCTGGGATCGCCTGACGCCTGCCGAGATGGAGGATGCCTTGAAAAGGGTCCGCGAGAACGGGCACAAACCCGGTACATACTGGACGCCGTTTGCTTTCTGGGGAAGTCCGGCTGGGTTCGGGAACCCCGTGGAGGGCACCGATGGGAAGTATACCTATGGCGATATCCTGCTTCGCGACCAGGATGGCGAGATTTTGCCGGATGTTGACGGCGGTCTTGCGATTGATCCTACGCATCCCGGAAACCTGGCGCGAATCGATTGGTTCACGGATAAATTCATCTCCGAGGGATTTGAGTATATCAAACTGGACTTCATGGCTCACGGGGCTCTGGAGGGCAAGCATCATAACCCTGATATTACGACGGGGATCGCTGCATACAATTACGGCCTGTCGTATTTGACGGATAAACTCTCCCCGGAGCGGATCGGCAGACCGTTCTTCATCAACCTGTCGATTGCCCCGCTGTTCCCTTATTCCTATGCGCACAGCCGCAGAATTTCCTGCGATGTGTTCGGAACGATCAAGGATACGGAATATTTGCTGAACTCGCTGACGCACGGGTGGTGGATGAACGATACGCTGTACCGCTTTAACGATCCGGACCATGCCGTGATCTATAAAAGCTTCTACCAGGATTCGACGACCCGTCATGAAGGGCGAAGCCGTCTGACCGCGTCCGTGATCTCGGGAACGGTGCTGCTGCTGGGCGATGACTTCCGGCATGAGGAAGCGGCATGGCGCGCCAAGACCTGGCTGGGAAATGAGGCAATCACTGAGATTGCCCGATTGGGTAGAACCTTTGTGCCCGTAGAGGGGAATCTCGGGAAACAGGCTGCGGATACGTTTGTACTGACACATCCAAGCGAACCGGGAACAACGTATATTGCCGTATTTAACTTTGACGGGGCCGAGTCCGTACAGAAGACGGTTACCTTGAAACGCTGCGGCCTAGAGGCGCACGCTACCTACACGGTCCTGGATGTGTGGGAAGGAACGGCGGGTCAATCGGAAGGCACACTTACGGTCGAGCTGGCGCCAGCCGAATCGAAAATCCTAAAATTAAGCCGAAATCAATGA
- a CDS encoding ATP-binding protein, which translates to MGIQKRLVGSYFVVICITVLILEIFLMVYVRYYYLHNVERILMNQAELSASFFQQYFADEDLEKQSYRLLKGFAHNSDAQVQIINSSGRLLQDSTGLPGGNDMTTYLDVRTALQGQPGTWRGKDPSTQEAILAVSYPLRANDIIVGEVRFVTSLTETLQTVNRIAIVLICVGLFVLAIVTVLGLLLSRTITRSIKDLKQAADQMTEGDFSIRVHKRYQDELGSLADTLNMMAGRILKSEQLKNDFISSVSHELRTPLTSIKGWVITLTSCGSHNEQILKEGLDIIESESDRLSRMVEELLDFSKLDNGRIVLHSAPVHLSELLHHVGRQLAPRAARQGVSLEIQTEEILPTIHADENRLKQVLINLIDNSLKFTDANGRIFIHAHTALEQVVITVEDTGSGIAEENLENVLQKFYKVDPQAPGSGLGLSISNEIIKLHHGELRIISEVGKGTKVQIYLPIEENYKI; encoded by the coding sequence GTGGGTATTCAGAAAAGATTAGTAGGAAGTTATTTTGTGGTCATCTGTATCACTGTTCTCATTCTTGAGATTTTCCTCATGGTTTACGTGAGATATTATTATCTTCATAATGTTGAGCGGATTCTGATGAATCAAGCGGAGCTGTCTGCTTCTTTTTTTCAGCAATATTTTGCCGATGAAGATCTGGAGAAACAATCGTATCGACTATTAAAGGGGTTTGCACATAACTCGGATGCGCAAGTACAGATTATTAATTCCTCAGGCCGACTTTTGCAGGACTCTACCGGACTTCCAGGCGGCAATGACATGACTACGTATTTAGATGTACGAACTGCACTCCAAGGACAACCCGGCACATGGAGAGGCAAGGACCCTTCCACCCAAGAAGCGATATTAGCGGTATCTTATCCCTTACGAGCCAATGATATCATCGTGGGAGAAGTCAGATTTGTCACTTCCTTGACTGAAACACTTCAGACGGTTAATCGTATTGCAATCGTACTGATCTGTGTAGGTCTGTTTGTTCTTGCGATTGTTACCGTTCTTGGACTATTGTTGTCTCGGACCATCACGAGATCAATTAAGGATCTTAAACAGGCGGCAGATCAGATGACAGAAGGAGACTTCAGCATAAGAGTACATAAACGCTATCAGGATGAGCTGGGTTCTTTGGCTGATACGTTAAATATGATGGCAGGTAGAATTTTGAAGAGCGAACAGCTTAAAAATGATTTTATTTCATCCGTGTCCCATGAACTGCGAACGCCATTAACGTCAATTAAAGGCTGGGTTATCACGCTGACATCGTGTGGGAGTCACAACGAGCAAATCCTTAAAGAAGGATTGGATATTATTGAATCAGAAAGCGACAGGTTATCTCGTATGGTGGAAGAACTGTTAGATTTCTCTAAACTGGATAATGGAAGAATTGTCTTACACTCAGCACCTGTTCATCTATCAGAATTATTGCATCATGTGGGTAGACAACTTGCCCCAAGAGCAGCTCGGCAAGGAGTCTCACTCGAAATACAAACTGAGGAGATTCTCCCTACCATTCATGCGGACGAGAATCGATTGAAGCAAGTACTAATAAATTTAATTGATAATTCACTCAAATTTACAGATGCCAATGGTCGAATTTTTATACACGCTCATACAGCTCTAGAACAAGTTGTTATTACCGTTGAGGACACTGGGTCAGGAATCGCAGAGGAGAATCTAGAGAATGTGCTGCAAAAATTCTACAAAGTAGATCCACAAGCACCTGGCAGTGGTCTGGGTCTATCCATATCAAATGAGATCATTAAGTTACATCATGGAGAATTACGCATAATTAGTGAGGTAGGTAAGGGTACTAAAGTCCAGATCTACTTGCCGATAGAAGAAAATTATAAAATTTAA
- a CDS encoding response regulator transcription factor, producing the protein MGVAAIDTANRNQVLIVEDDAHIRRFISINLINNGFVVSEAAFGGEAIQLFTANRPDVVVLDIMLPDADGFEICRQLREIEPAVIIVFLTARGQDLDKIKGLEIGADDYIVKPFNPLELVARINAILRRTETALKPQRSVIQSGPIRMDLNSNKVFKHDFFIELTPKEFQLVRTFLEHPDTALSRNELLNLVWGEDYVGDPKTVDVHVRKLREKIEDDGSNPHWIETVWGVGYRFRKDG; encoded by the coding sequence ATGGGGGTGGCGGCTATAGATACCGCTAATCGTAATCAAGTACTTATTGTTGAAGATGATGCACATATTAGACGTTTTATATCGATTAATTTAATAAATAACGGATTTGTGGTGAGTGAGGCTGCATTTGGAGGAGAAGCGATACAACTTTTCACTGCAAATCGACCCGATGTAGTCGTTCTGGATATTATGCTGCCAGATGCTGATGGATTTGAAATCTGCCGACAGTTAAGAGAGATAGAGCCTGCGGTCATCATTGTCTTTTTAACTGCCCGCGGACAAGATCTGGACAAGATCAAAGGATTAGAAATCGGAGCTGATGATTATATTGTCAAACCGTTTAATCCGTTAGAGCTTGTAGCACGAATTAATGCGATATTGCGCCGAACAGAAACTGCTCTAAAACCACAAAGATCCGTGATTCAATCCGGTCCAATTCGGATGGATCTGAATTCGAATAAAGTGTTCAAACATGACTTCTTTATTGAATTAACGCCGAAGGAATTTCAACTAGTTAGAACCTTTCTAGAACATCCCGATACAGCACTATCCCGAAATGAATTATTAAATCTCGTATGGGGAGAGGATTATGTTGGAGATCCTAAAACAGTAGATGTTCATGTGCGAAAGTTACGGGAAAAGATTGAAGATGATGGCTCTAACCCACATTGGATCGAAACGGTATGGGGAGTGGGATACCGCTTTAGGAAGGACGGTTAA
- a CDS encoding LCP family protein, with the protein MSIKPKRKAIRKVMMSIYLVISALILGVGIYAGYIYYKADAAIQRVAAPKLADDPIDYVKKESIQPMTFLLAGVDSRDGGGGVMNTDVLMLVSFNPQTQSASLLSLPRDLLLKPKSLPAHKSNYYYAYYYIKDKSEAIPNTKRFFSDLLGFPIDHMVVLNFDALRQTVDALGGLQIDVDMDMKYNDSADGTHIDLKKGLQTLNGQQVLDYVRYRKSNQGTRESSDFARNDRQQQVIKQIIEKLGDFQGISQWGNILDIIGENVKSDIPESDLQQWVYNFPKIKPNQIRSLQLESSWKSPYVYVNKEDLQQALIDLADEAGIRSEISFKWQTIGVLE; encoded by the coding sequence ATGTCTATCAAACCTAAGAGAAAAGCAATTCGTAAAGTTATGATGAGCATTTACCTTGTTATAAGCGCCCTGATACTTGGAGTTGGAATCTATGCAGGGTATATATATTATAAGGCGGATGCTGCGATTCAACGTGTGGCAGCTCCAAAGCTGGCTGATGATCCGATTGATTATGTAAAGAAGGAATCGATTCAACCTATGACATTTCTTTTGGCGGGTGTAGATAGTCGGGATGGTGGTGGTGGGGTGATGAATACAGATGTTCTTATGCTTGTCAGTTTCAATCCACAAACCCAATCTGCTAGTTTGTTGTCCCTGCCGCGTGATTTGCTGCTAAAACCTAAATCGTTGCCTGCTCATAAATCCAATTATTATTATGCTTATTACTATATAAAGGATAAGTCAGAGGCTATTCCTAATACAAAACGTTTTTTCTCTGATTTGCTAGGTTTTCCGATTGATCATATGGTCGTGTTGAATTTTGATGCCTTACGGCAGACCGTGGACGCACTTGGCGGACTGCAAATCGATGTCGACATGGATATGAAATATAACGATTCCGCAGACGGAACGCATATCGATTTAAAAAAGGGCTTGCAGACTCTTAATGGTCAACAAGTGCTCGACTATGTCAGGTATCGTAAATCAAATCAAGGGACTCGGGAGTCCTCCGATTTCGCACGTAACGATCGACAGCAGCAAGTGATCAAGCAGATCATTGAGAAATTGGGGGATTTTCAAGGGATTTCCCAATGGGGAAACATATTGGACATTATCGGTGAAAATGTGAAGTCTGATATTCCTGAATCTGATCTTCAACAATGGGTCTATAATTTCCCGAAAATCAAGCCGAATCAGATTCGTTCATTGCAGTTGGAATCCAGTTGGAAAAGTCCCTATGTTTACGTAAACAAAGAGGATTTGCAACAAGCGTTGATAGATCTAGCTGATGAAGCAGGGATCCGTTCAGAAATTTCGTTTAAATGGCAAACTATTGGGGTACTGGAGTGA